The following is a genomic window from Vibrio cyclitrophicus.
CCAAAATACTCTGCCACTGCTTTTCAGTCATCAGCTTCATGTTGACCTTATTGCAGACTAATTCAGCGCTACCGTAATCGAGGCGGCTCCAAGGCTTGCCTTGCTCCATATAGAACTGCTGCTGATGGTCTAGGAGGTAAGGAATAGCATATTGGTTGCCTGAAACATTGGCTGTCACGCGAATTTCGATTTCTAGATCGTTGTCTGTACTCGCATTACCGCTTGGTAGCGTCTGAATAGCGGCAGCACTCGTTACCGCAGCCGCTTGCTTAACCGCCACAGGTTTCGGCGCAGGTTTAGCTTCTACTTTTACAGGAGCCTTAGGCTTTACAGCTTTTGACTCTGCTGGTTTTGCAACGACAGGCTGTGATGAGGTTTTAGACTTATCAACCATACGAATAAAGGCTTCACCATAACCAGACACCTTGCGTACTTGAGCTAAGTCTTTTCTCGCATCCGAAAATGTAGAGTAAGGACCAATCAAACAACGATAATCGCCACCCTCAGGCTTCATCCATACGTTAGTTGAGATCTTTTCATATAGAGGCTTCGCTCGGTTCAGTGACAAAGGCTTATTTAGCAAACCACATTGAACCCAAAACAGTTCGTTATCTGAATGACGTTTAGGCGCTTTGCTGCCCCATACACCTTTACCGATCGGACATGATTGTTCTAGCTGTGGTAATTGATTGGTGCTTGCTTGAGTGGCATCGCATAGTACCGATTCTGCATTAACTTGGCTCGACACCAGAAGAGATACAGCGATAAGCCCCATACGATAATTTCTCATCACAGCACGACATACAGCATTCATTGTCAATTTCATAACCACCACTTAAACCCTCACGGGTTAATTATTACCGAATCAATGTCGATAAAACATGAATTCCATTTTAAGTATCATTGACACTATCAATAATACTAAGTTCCAGATCCATTAAGCAAAAAAAGAGCCGTAATTGCTTACGGCTCTTAGTTTAGTGACTTTTTTTGCTAAAAATCAAACCGAGCTATCACCCTTTATAAATTTTAGGGTTAAACACGTCACGTAACCAGTCGCCTAGTAGGTTAATAACTAGAACTAATGTTACCAAAAGCACACCAGGAAATGCTGTGATCCACCATGCTCCTGAGAAAATGTAGTTAAAACCAGTACTGATTAGGGCACCCAGTGACGGTTGGTCTACCGGAAGGCCTAAACCTAGGAAAGAAAGTGCCGCTTCTGACATGATGGCATTTGCCACCTGTACCGTAGAGATAACCAAGATCGGTGATAAACAGTTCGGTAGAATATGACGGAACATGATGCGAGGCGCTCTAAAGCCCATCACACGTGCCGCTTCAACATATTCTTTCTTCTTCTCTGCCAATACCGATGCACGAATGGTACGAGCATACTGCGGCCATTCTGCAATACCGATGATCACCACCAGCATAACAACGGCATATTGCGCGTAGAAGTCACTGCCGAAACTTGCCTTAAAGATGGCTGAGACAATGATCGCAACCATCATGGTTGAGAATGAAAGTTGAACATCAGCAAAACGCATCAGGAAGCTATCAATACGACCACCGAAGTAACCCGCAGACAGACCGATAATGATACCGAGAGTCAACTGAAGGCCAACCGCTAAGAAACCAATGGTCAGTGATAAGCGCGAGCCGTAAAGCATAGTCGATAAGATGTCACGACCTTGCTCGTCAGTACCCAGTAAGAAACGTTCTTCACCGTCTTCCATCCAAGATGGTGGCAGTTCTGAATCCATGATATCGATAGACGTCACGTCGTATGGGTCGATTGGGGCTAAAATCGGTGCCGCTAATGCCATCACAAGGAAGGCGGCGAAGATGGCGAAGCTGAACATAGCCACTTTATCGCGTAAGAAGTAGTACAGAATGTCTGACTGCTTGAATCGCTCCCAACGAGATGGAGCTGTTGTTGTTTGTTCCATGATTATGCTCCTTTCCCTGTAATGTTCACTGTTGGGTTAATGATACCGTAAAGCAAATCAACAATGGTGTTCGTTACTACGAAGATCAAGCCAACGAAGATAACGTATGCGGTAATCAGTGGTGTATCCACTCGGTTAATCGCTTCAAGGAATAGGAAGCCGGTGCCCGGCCACTGGAATACAGTTTCAGTAAGAATGGTGTAAGCCACCATAGTACCGATTTGAACACCACCTACCGTTAGTACAGGTAACATTGTGTTCTTCAAAGCGTGTTGGTAGTAAATCTTGTTCAGCGCTAGGCCTTTTGCTTTACCAAACTTGATGTATTCAGAACTAAGAACCTCTAGCATTTCAGAACGCACTAGACGAATGAACAGCGGCAGCATGATAGATGCCAAAGCAATACTCGGCAGAACTAAGTGTGCAAGGCCATCTAGTGTTAAGAAGCCAGACTCCCAACCAAACCAGTTTGCAGTCTCACCACGTCCAAATGATGGCAGCCAACCTAGCTCGATAGAGAACACATACATCAGCATGATTGCAGTTAAGAAAACAGGCACAGAGATACCGATACTACTACCGGCCATCACAAGCTTAGTGAAGAAACTTTTTGGGTGTATTGCAGAATAAACGCCTAATGGAATCGACAGACAAACAATGATCAGAGAAGCACCGAACACAAGCTCCAGTGTCGCGACCAGTTTATCTAGAATTACGTCCACAGCAGGGCGTTTAAAGAAATATGAAGTACCAAGATCACCCTGTAGGGCTGCGCCTATAAAGCGAGAGTATTTTGTAACGAAGGGATCATTTAAGCCGAGTTCATCACGTAGCGCTTGACGCTCCGACTCTGAAACAGATTGACCGACTAACTCACGTAACGGGTCGCCCAGGTTATCCTGAATGGCAAACGCCACCAAACTGATCACAAACATCACTATCAGTGCCTGAAACAGGCGCTTGACCAGAAACGTAACCATTCCTTGCCCCTTATCTATCCATGACTATCTAATCGAAATCCGCGATTAGACAACAAAAAAATTCAGTCTTAAAAAAGGTATTTAGCCAGACTGAAGGAAGACCAAATACCGAAACTTAAATCTATATCTTAATAATATTGAGAGCCTGAAAAACTTCAGGCTCTCGATTCTAGCAAGCTAGATTATTTTACAACTAGGTCGCCGAAGTAAGGCATAACCATTGGGTTTACGATGTCTGCAGCACCAACGTTAGACTTCGCGCCCCACGCTTCACTTTGCCAGTGTAGAGGTACGAATACTGCATCGTTGTAAAGTGTTGCTTCAACGCCTTTCAGCATCTTAGAACGCTTAACTGGATCAGTTTCGGTGTTAGAAGCTTCTACAATCGCATCCATTTCTGGGTTTGAGTAGCCAGAACAGTTGTATTGACCACGACCAGTCTCTTCGTTACGAGTCATTGTTAGAAACTCATTGAAGTTCGCTGAATCTTCTGTGTCTGAGTGCCAACCGATCATCATCATGTCTGCTGAACATAGGTCAAACTCAGGCCAGTACTGTGCTTTAGGCATCGTCTTAAGATCAACTTTGATACCAATCTTAGACAGCATTGCCGCAGACGCTTGCGCTACTTTCGCATCGTTCACGTAACGGTTGTTAGGCGCTGCCATAGTTAGTGTAAAGCCATCTTCGTAGCCCGCTTCTTTCATCAGCTCTTTCGCTTTTTTCAGATCGTAACGAGGAACTAAATCTTCGTTGTGACCCGCGTAGCCTGTTGGGCTTTGCTGACCAGCAGCTGTCGCGAAACCTTTCATGATTTTCTTAACAATACCTTCATTGTTAATCGCATGAACGATTGCTTGACGAACACGCACATCTTTCAGTGCTTCGTTGCTGTTTTGGTTCATTTGGAACGTAATGATACGAGTACCAGGTAGCGTTACTAGATCGATATTCTTAGCGTTCTTAACACGCTTGTGATCGTTTGGTGCTACAGGGTGAATCATATCTACATCGCCAGAAAGAAGTGCTGCAACACGCGTTGCGTCTTCTTTGATTGGCACAAGTGTTAGCTTGTCTACGTTACCATCCGTTTCTGTATCCCAGTAATCATTGAAACGCTCGAACGTAACTTTAACGCCTTGCTCACGTTGCGTAACGATGAATGGACCAGTACCTGAAACATTAGTCGAAGCAAACGAATTACCGTGCTTAACTAGTTCAGACTTGTCATTACCTTCAGCTGTTTGGCCTGAGTAGAACTTGCTGTCCATTGGGAAGATGTAAGTTGCTGTTTGTAGTACTAGTGGGTAAGCCGCTTTTGATACTAGCTCAACTGTATAGTCATCCACTTTTACCATTTTCTCGTATGGCGTGAAGATAGACTTAAAGTCTGGAGAAGCTTGTAGACGTTCAAAAGTCCACACAACATCATCAGCTGTCAGTTCGTTACCAGAGTGGAATTTCACACCTTTACGTAGGTTGAAACGGAAAGTCGTTTCATCAACACGCTCCCAGCTAGATGCTAGGCGGCCTTCAAAATCCATCTCTTGTGTAAAACGTACTAGAGGGTCAAACACCATGTGAGACATTTGCAGTGTGCCACCAGACAGCTGCTCGTGCGGATCAAGTGATACTGGGTCAGCTGCGTAGCCAACGGTAATATCTGCTGCTGCTGCACTAAAGCTTAGGCCAGCTGCCATCAAAGCTACTGCTAATTTGCTTTTCATGGTTTTCATTGCATAACTCCTTCATGCGGGAATCCAGATCCCTAGTTGTTGTATTTGCGTCTGTTTATTGTTTTTAGCAAGCTAAACTCCAGCCTGCTGATTTTTATACTGCGGCTTTTGCCACTGCTTTTTCTTCTCTTAAGCCCGTAAACTCAGGCATTAAAGAAATTAGGTGCTTACTGTATTCATGCTGAGGCGATTGGAATAACTGCTCAGTTGGCGCAACTTCCAATAGTTCGCCCATTTGCATCACGCCAACACGATCACACATTTGACGAATAACCGGTAAATCATGACTGATGAACAGCATAGTCAGATTGAGCTCGTCTTGCAGGTCTTTCAATAGATTAAGGATTTGAGCCTGTACTGACACATCCAGCGCCGAGGTAGGTTCATCACAAATCAGAAGACGAGGACGAGTTGCCAGAGCGCGAGCAATAGAGATACGCTGACGTTGGCCACCTGAGAATTCGTGCGGGTACTTAACCCCTGCCATTTGGCCCAAACCAACGTGATCGAGCAGGTCGTTAACGATCTGACGAGTTTCATTTTCGTTGCGAGTTAGCTTATGGAAACGGATAGGTTCAGCAATGATGTCGAATATCTTCATTCGAGGGTTCATTGATGTATACGGATTTTGGAAAACCATCTGCATTTGGCGACGCATAGGGCGACGCTCTTTTTCAGATTTAAGACCGGTAAGGTCAATACCTTCAAAGGTTACCTTGCCTGAGTTCGGTGCGTATAAGCCAGCAATCACACGAGCAATCGTTGATTTACCCGAACCAGATTCACCCACCAAACCAAACGTCTCACCTTCATGCACTTCAAAGCTGACGTTGTTTGACGCTTGAACATATTCACGACGGCTTTCGAAGAATGAATCTTTAGTCGTAAAACGTAAGTTCACGTTTTCAACGTTCAACAAAGGCCCCGTGTAATCACGGTGATCTTGGCTTTGGCCCAACCAGTGGTTTTTCACATCCAGTGGTTCCATCTCGTGTGCTTCTTCGATGTAACTCACTGTAGGGAAACGATCGAGTTTACGATCTGAACGCGGAACCGCTGAAATAAGGCTGTGTGTGTATGGATGCTCAGGAGTGCCAAGGACTTTCGCCGTTGGGCCAAACTCAACCAAATCACCACGATACATCACGGCTACACGATCGGTTACGTTAGATACAACACCCATATCGTGCGTGACCAACATACAACCTACGTTCTTCTTAATACATAGGTCGCGAATCAAACCCAAGATCTGATCTTGGATAGAAACATCCAGTGCGGTTGTTGGTTCATCTGCGATGATTAAGTCAGGTTCACCTGCCAATGCGATCGCGATAACAACACGCTGACGCATACCGCCAGAAAACTGGTGTGGGTACTGCTTTAAACGGTTTTCTGGTTGTGGGATACCCACTTGGTTCATCAAGTCTAGTGAACGCTGGTAGGCTTCTTGATCCGAAACCTTCATGTTGGCATGAATCGTCTCTTTTAACTGCTGTTCTACTGTGAATAGAGGGTTAAGAGAAGTCATTGGGTCTTGGAAGATAAATCCAATCTTTGAGCCGCGAACAGAGCGCATCTGCTCAGGAGATAAACCCGAAACTTTTTCGCCATCCAGAAACACCTCGCCGCTAGCAATACGGCCAGGAGGGCTCAGTAAATCAATAACAGCATTACCCACTGTTGATTTACCTGCACCAGATTCGCCTACAACGCCAACGATCTCACCACGTTCAATGTTGAACGAAAGTGATTTAACTGCGGCGTGAACTCCATGACGAGATGGATATTCGATACGAAGATTTTTTACTTCTAAAAGTGACATTACCAGACCTCTACTGCTTTGGCAGCTTTCTGCCCTGTCTGCAAAATTGAATCCATTCTTACCAGAATATTGTTCTGATATTTTATACGGTTGACAATTTGGCAAATAATTCACAGAAAAGCAACAAAAATAGGATAAAAAGTCGACATTAAACGCCTGGCAAGCAAAAGCACTACATAACTATTCAAAAAAAGAGCATATAGTAATAAAAATCAACATCATACTCATGGTGAGAAATACTCACAAATCCCTTACTACAACTTACTTGTAGACTGAAACCAATCGTTCAAAGCAGATCTCACTATTAGTCATTTAAAACAAATAATTATTCCAAAAAACAATTAACACTATAGAAACAAATGCTAGATTATTTAAATAATACAAATAAAACAACTAGATACATAGTAATAAGCCACACTTTCCACCATCAAGATAAGTGTGATAAATGTAAAGTAGTAAAATAAGAGGCTTATAAAATTAGAGACGATTTTAGGCTATTTAATATGAAGAAATCTGTCAAATATAGACCTTAGAGAGCAAATCTAAGGTTAGATTTCTCTTTTCATAAAAACACTTAGACCAAACCCATTAGTTTGTCGAATTATTGAGCAATCAATTTATATAAAATTAGATATAGATCTAATGATTTTATAGAGAAAATATATTTATAAAGACGTAATAATTAAAGACATGACAGCATGCTCATTTAATACGAAAGTACATTTTACCAGTACGATCACAGACAATTTTTCGAAATAGGTAAGTTCATAACCTTAAATAGCAGGTTAATGAATAACGGCGCGGCAGGGCTTCCTGCGGACTGGCGATCCAGCCCTCTGGTCTCAAATGATCTAAATTCCAGGCGTAAAAAAGCCCCGTCATTTCTGACGCGGACGGCTAGTTG
Proteins encoded in this region:
- a CDS encoding SPOR domain-containing protein, translating into MKLTMNAVCRAVMRNYRMGLIAVSLLVSSQVNAESVLCDATQASTNQLPQLEQSCPIGKGVWGSKAPKRHSDNELFWVQCGLLNKPLSLNRAKPLYEKISTNVWMKPEGGDYRCLIGPYSTFSDARKDLAQVRKVSGYGEAFIRMVDKSKTSSQPVVAKPAESKAVKPKAPVKVEAKPAPKPVAVKQAAAVTSAAAIQTLPSGNASTDNDLEIEIRVTANVSGNQYAIPYLLDHQQQFYMEQGKPWSRLDYGSAELVCNKVNMKLMTEKQWQSILGSKVMEKQNWPMHLPYWGAGKKGLFTNGNVNQLKGSSLLNVMCVK
- a CDS encoding ABC transporter permease, encoding MEQTTTAPSRWERFKQSDILYYFLRDKVAMFSFAIFAAFLVMALAAPILAPIDPYDVTSIDIMDSELPPSWMEDGEERFLLGTDEQGRDILSTMLYGSRLSLTIGFLAVGLQLTLGIIIGLSAGYFGGRIDSFLMRFADVQLSFSTMMVAIIVSAIFKASFGSDFYAQYAVVMLVVIIGIAEWPQYARTIRASVLAEKKKEYVEAARVMGFRAPRIMFRHILPNCLSPILVISTVQVANAIMSEAALSFLGLGLPVDQPSLGALISTGFNYIFSGAWWITAFPGVLLVTLVLVINLLGDWLRDVFNPKIYKG
- a CDS encoding ABC transporter permease; this encodes MVTFLVKRLFQALIVMFVISLVAFAIQDNLGDPLRELVGQSVSESERQALRDELGLNDPFVTKYSRFIGAALQGDLGTSYFFKRPAVDVILDKLVATLELVFGASLIIVCLSIPLGVYSAIHPKSFFTKLVMAGSSIGISVPVFLTAIMLMYVFSIELGWLPSFGRGETANWFGWESGFLTLDGLAHLVLPSIALASIMLPLFIRLVRSEMLEVLSSEYIKFGKAKGLALNKIYYQHALKNTMLPVLTVGGVQIGTMVAYTILTETVFQWPGTGFLFLEAINRVDTPLITAYVIFVGLIFVVTNTIVDLLYGIINPTVNITGKGA
- a CDS encoding ABC transporter substrate-binding protein, whose amino-acid sequence is MKTMKSKLAVALMAAGLSFSAAAADITVGYAADPVSLDPHEQLSGGTLQMSHMVFDPLVRFTQEMDFEGRLASSWERVDETTFRFNLRKGVKFHSGNELTADDVVWTFERLQASPDFKSIFTPYEKMVKVDDYTVELVSKAAYPLVLQTATYIFPMDSKFYSGQTAEGNDKSELVKHGNSFASTNVSGTGPFIVTQREQGVKVTFERFNDYWDTETDGNVDKLTLVPIKEDATRVAALLSGDVDMIHPVAPNDHKRVKNAKNIDLVTLPGTRIITFQMNQNSNEALKDVRVRQAIVHAINNEGIVKKIMKGFATAAGQQSPTGYAGHNEDLVPRYDLKKAKELMKEAGYEDGFTLTMAAPNNRYVNDAKVAQASAAMLSKIGIKVDLKTMPKAQYWPEFDLCSADMMMIGWHSDTEDSANFNEFLTMTRNEETGRGQYNCSGYSNPEMDAIVEASNTETDPVKRSKMLKGVEATLYNDAVFVPLHWQSEAWGAKSNVGAADIVNPMVMPYFGDLVVK
- a CDS encoding dipeptide ABC transporter ATP-binding protein translates to MSLLEVKNLRIEYPSRHGVHAAVKSLSFNIERGEIVGVVGESGAGKSTVGNAVIDLLSPPGRIASGEVFLDGEKVSGLSPEQMRSVRGSKIGFIFQDPMTSLNPLFTVEQQLKETIHANMKVSDQEAYQRSLDLMNQVGIPQPENRLKQYPHQFSGGMRQRVVIAIALAGEPDLIIADEPTTALDVSIQDQILGLIRDLCIKKNVGCMLVTHDMGVVSNVTDRVAVMYRGDLVEFGPTAKVLGTPEHPYTHSLISAVPRSDRKLDRFPTVSYIEEAHEMEPLDVKNHWLGQSQDHRDYTGPLLNVENVNLRFTTKDSFFESRREYVQASNNVSFEVHEGETFGLVGESGSGKSTIARVIAGLYAPNSGKVTFEGIDLTGLKSEKERRPMRRQMQMVFQNPYTSMNPRMKIFDIIAEPIRFHKLTRNENETRQIVNDLLDHVGLGQMAGVKYPHEFSGGQRQRISIARALATRPRLLICDEPTSALDVSVQAQILNLLKDLQDELNLTMLFISHDLPVIRQMCDRVGVMQMGELLEVAPTEQLFQSPQHEYSKHLISLMPEFTGLREEKAVAKAAV